One Akkermansiaceae bacterium genomic region harbors:
- a CDS encoding DUF1998 domain-containing protein, with amino-acid sequence MAIEDTRQWTGKHDCPAGEPISYVEGVRSALGIDQELRTPPTASINKQNKTIDGVCIPACRFPSWMHCGKCEGLFYKPWIKQPENEQLVCPKCKHSNIKQTPWVLIHPDGHMADVPWHRLTHQYAKKLEQKNCKHDWTTPYLKLRKGDDGYNLSCMRCSAFNKFDESARIPYGMTSSQPWLRETKETSEDLAVIMSINDSRIHTSESDSALVIPPESRIRRGSVIDRLYCNTKLRDRIARAKNPLAIKRETRKAAEELNCSKSEVVRAISEIENGYPYYGANPTIDDLLLSEFGALCGIIPNNLEDEDLVTEHYSEQWSTCVTDEMAASTKAVINSISNLVAVTRLKEIQVLRGFSRMGGDLTPPDIIGKSKWLPALEMYGEGLFITIDEEILSRWESSLPIQKRAADFIERFAAADMNFNVEIQVSPRFLLLHTISHLLIRQLEAGAGYPAASLKERIYYSSNRNAPMAGILVYVAVPDSSGSLGGLAEHAKPDKFIRLISSVFEHAEWCSLDPVCSEHEGQGPGLLNKAACHGCALIPEPSCICGNLLLDRTFIKGNLDDFNQEGGDETRIPPFLTFAQQIRK; translated from the coding sequence ATGGCTATAGAGGACACTCGCCAGTGGACTGGCAAGCATGATTGTCCTGCCGGAGAACCCATTTCTTATGTCGAAGGCGTTCGAAGCGCTCTAGGAATCGATCAAGAACTTCGAACTCCTCCTACAGCTTCTATTAATAAGCAGAATAAAACCATTGATGGCGTTTGCATCCCTGCTTGCAGGTTTCCTTCATGGATGCATTGCGGAAAATGTGAGGGCTTATTTTACAAGCCTTGGATAAAACAGCCTGAGAATGAACAACTTGTCTGTCCCAAGTGCAAGCATTCAAATATTAAACAAACACCATGGGTGCTCATTCATCCAGATGGTCATATGGCTGATGTTCCTTGGCACCGATTAACCCACCAATACGCGAAAAAACTAGAACAAAAGAACTGCAAACATGACTGGACTACGCCCTATTTAAAACTTCGAAAAGGTGATGATGGCTATAACCTATCATGTATGCGATGCAGCGCTTTTAACAAATTTGATGAATCAGCTCGCATCCCATACGGCATGACAAGTAGTCAGCCATGGCTACGCGAAACTAAGGAAACATCGGAAGATCTTGCCGTGATCATGAGTATCAATGATTCTCGAATTCACACTTCTGAATCTGATAGCGCTTTGGTCATACCTCCAGAATCCAGAATACGTAGAGGTTCTGTGATTGATCGCCTGTATTGTAATACAAAATTAAGAGATCGTATAGCGAGAGCTAAGAATCCATTAGCCATTAAGCGGGAGACACGAAAAGCTGCCGAAGAACTCAATTGTTCAAAATCTGAAGTTGTCAGAGCTATTAGCGAAATTGAAAATGGCTACCCCTATTATGGGGCAAACCCAACAATCGACGACCTCCTTTTGTCTGAATTTGGTGCTCTGTGTGGAATTATTCCCAATAACCTTGAGGATGAAGATCTTGTAACGGAACACTACAGTGAGCAATGGAGCACCTGTGTCACAGACGAAATGGCAGCATCGACCAAAGCCGTAATAAATAGCATCTCCAATCTTGTAGCGGTTACTCGTCTTAAAGAAATTCAAGTGCTTCGTGGGTTTAGTAGAATGGGCGGAGATCTTACGCCCCCTGACATCATAGGGAAAAGCAAGTGGTTACCAGCTCTTGAAATGTATGGAGAAGGTCTGTTCATCACGATCGACGAGGAAATTCTATCAAGGTGGGAGTCGTCTTTACCCATTCAAAAGCGAGCCGCTGACTTCATCGAGAGATTTGCTGCCGCTGATATGAACTTTAACGTTGAAATCCAGGTGTCACCTCGTTTCTTGCTACTACACACGATTTCACACCTATTGATACGTCAACTTGAGGCAGGTGCTGGTTATCCCGCAGCCTCTCTCAAGGAGCGTATTTATTATTCCTCTAATCGGAATGCACCAATGGCTGGAATCCTGGTATATGTTGCTGTTCCTGATTCTTCCGGTTCTCTGGGAGGCTTAGCTGAACACGCCAAACCAGATAAATTTATCCGGCTGATTTCCAGCGTTTTCGAACACGCAGAGTGGTGCTCATTAGACCCAGTATGCAGTGAACACGAAGGTCAAGGACCAGGTCTCCTAAATAAGGCTGCTTGTCATGGATGCGCATTGATCCCGGAGCCAAGTTGCATCTGCGGCAACCTTCTTCTTGATCGTACTTTCATCAAAGGAAATCTAGATGACTTTAACCAAGAAGGCGGTGATGAGACTCGTATCCCTCCATTTCTCACATTTGCTCAACAGATAAGGAAATAG
- a CDS encoding ATP-binding domain-containing protein gives MDSTRSFQLPGIQDLNKEQEDVMALPSNGQYLVVGGPGTGKSVVALLRARKLRREKIQYVFLVYNHLLDESGSQLYPDLISTTWIKWFKKWFKNITKQDCPLSAPLKQGGFRDIDWIKVDEIASVFQDSHSDHESLALPHLIIDEGQDMPPQFYQALCDLGFEHFFIVADQNQQIIANQNSSRRDIETYLALESEQIIELHENFRNTLPTARLAQSYCPHDPASPKPQLPDHRPSVFTPILFQYSSDQFLRLIRRIIVILNRDPRRLIGIITPNNAIREKYIAALESAQHNQDPTKANIQTYYSGSTEKLRFDKGGIMVINVQSCKGLEFDDVFLADTEEHQHDHNTANLTQSRFYVMVSRARKKIILLRSKSDHKPIDDIHPKDPLILKHYPNNNHEAL, from the coding sequence ATGGATTCCACTAGATCATTTCAGCTTCCAGGTATTCAAGATCTGAATAAAGAACAGGAAGATGTCATGGCACTTCCTAGTAACGGGCAATACTTGGTTGTTGGGGGTCCCGGAACCGGAAAATCTGTAGTGGCTCTACTCCGCGCACGTAAGTTGCGCAGAGAAAAAATTCAATATGTATTTTTGGTCTACAATCACCTTCTCGATGAATCTGGCTCACAGCTCTACCCAGACCTGATATCGACCACATGGATTAAATGGTTTAAGAAATGGTTTAAAAACATAACTAAACAAGACTGCCCTTTGTCAGCTCCACTAAAACAGGGAGGCTTTAGAGACATCGATTGGATTAAAGTCGACGAGATTGCCTCTGTATTCCAGGACTCACATAGTGATCATGAGTCATTAGCACTGCCTCATCTCATCATTGACGAAGGTCAAGACATGCCTCCACAATTTTACCAAGCTTTATGCGATTTAGGTTTTGAGCATTTCTTTATCGTGGCAGATCAGAACCAACAAATCATTGCGAATCAAAATAGTAGCCGACGAGATATAGAGACTTACCTTGCTTTAGAGAGTGAACAGATAATCGAACTCCATGAAAATTTTCGTAATACTCTGCCAACCGCGAGACTAGCACAATCATATTGTCCTCATGACCCCGCTAGCCCAAAACCACAGCTTCCGGATCACAGGCCATCTGTATTTACCCCAATTCTTTTTCAATATAGTAGCGATCAATTTCTACGGCTCATCAGAAGAATCATCGTCATACTAAATCGTGATCCTCGTCGTCTCATTGGCATTATTACACCGAATAACGCCATTCGGGAAAAATACATAGCAGCTCTAGAATCAGCTCAACACAATCAAGATCCTACAAAAGCGAATATTCAAACTTACTACAGTGGCTCTACAGAGAAGCTGCGTTTTGACAAAGGGGGCATCATGGTCATCAATGTTCAATCGTGTAAAGGTCTTGAATTTGATGATGTGTTTCTAGCTGACACTGAAGAACATCAACATGATCATAACACTGCAAATTTAACACAGAGCCGATTTTACGTCATGGTATCAAGAGCTCGCAAAAAAATCATTCTACTAAGATCAAAGTCTGATCACAAACCGATTGATGACATCCACCCTAAGGACCCTCTCATTCTTAAACACTATCCAAATAACAATCATGAAGCGCTCTAA
- a CDS encoding helicase, translated as MDPSIYQKHRKSLVDWVKSQLIGPAQLGTDGEGILMGEQPIHRYPCGLLFPTVKGGEGFDAVSDEVVETDSDEDDLEEASIKKRYIPPSSVGFSFFIQGSDISFSLDVFAARYDAETRDEKGQFSRQEWHRVPLKLSDTEQDSLIFRAPNLELEHPSQSKRKRVNVFPHDEGEGHRAGIDLLWRKTGNGWLVTVTLFNAKELPNDLEDRDYAEKQNEHTLFEVELNCQIHSGTVGDYPRVDPSLLSEEERELELQYQSRNIYAIGHGAAVDWKEEDNHVTHIWSDFIPTVEVPTVITEIKDGDKEVLQMRHLAQIGTSKNNTDETIAKLTSFVDGYERWVNKECLEVNNTSDIESAKRIHHRMKTAVERMRQSLTVLSENELAADAFAMANGAMADQMQQHDLNQKKESTAPHGWKPFQLAFLLTAIESTVNEYSDYRDIVDLIWFPTGGGKTEAYLGLIAFLIVWRRLKFPQKGGGTTALMRYTLSLLTSQQFERATRLICALELMRRENPRLGKEPISIGIWVGRATSPNTYKDALETITQALKEDKHTAPSWFVIRRCPWCNGNFAPDTNYSVKHASFKFLCKNDKCAFGGSQDSAIPCRVVDQDLYDNPPTLLIATIDKFARLAWEDRANAFFGKNGNRPPELIIQDELHLIASALGSIAGLYEAAVDTIIESRGVYPKVIASTATIRMAEEQVRKLYGKDLAVFPPPGFSCDDSYFAKTVPTSEKPGRLYVGYLAPMLGRNKCLAPLATALMAAPEAIFNDMGDDTNDLLLEAWWSLIIYHGSIKGVGVSHNAIDIDVLGRLDKLKKEISEASKSDRDESNVQPINTNSITRKQLAVAQLTSQSSAEVNAQTFAQLAKPRGNPECLDMALATNMISVGLDVNRLALMVINGQPLTTGEYIQSSSRVGRASVPGLVFTNYYRDQTRSLSHYESFKAYHESFYRFVEPTSITPFTYQARFRALHAALVISIRHSLSKMLNNNSAGEFEPDDEQTLKVIETLKRQCKKRCWVKKKEGKHESMKLDPDLFNLVAQHLDNLVDEWKEMLNEVNKNKQLLYYSVADNTTTPCRLLYNHHDKIAGLWPTLQSMRNVEASSLIKLL; from the coding sequence ATGGACCCTAGTATTTATCAAAAGCATAGAAAAAGCCTCGTTGATTGGGTGAAATCCCAATTAATCGGCCCTGCTCAATTAGGCACTGATGGAGAGGGGATACTCATGGGCGAGCAACCGATCCATCGTTATCCATGCGGTCTTCTATTTCCAACGGTGAAAGGAGGTGAAGGATTTGATGCTGTATCTGATGAAGTTGTTGAAACAGATAGCGATGAGGACGATCTAGAAGAGGCCTCTATTAAAAAGCGCTACATTCCGCCGTCATCTGTTGGCTTCTCCTTTTTCATTCAAGGTTCAGATATTTCATTTTCACTGGATGTGTTTGCAGCTCGATACGACGCCGAGACTCGCGATGAAAAAGGGCAGTTTTCGAGACAGGAATGGCACCGAGTGCCATTAAAACTATCAGATACGGAACAAGACAGCCTCATTTTTCGCGCTCCAAATTTGGAGCTGGAGCACCCAAGCCAATCAAAGCGTAAGCGGGTAAATGTTTTCCCACACGATGAAGGAGAAGGACATAGAGCAGGTATAGACCTTTTGTGGCGAAAAACAGGTAACGGTTGGCTTGTTACAGTCACCTTGTTTAATGCTAAAGAATTACCGAATGATTTAGAAGATAGAGATTACGCAGAAAAGCAAAATGAACACACCTTGTTTGAGGTCGAGTTAAACTGTCAAATTCATTCAGGCACTGTAGGTGACTATCCTCGTGTAGATCCCAGCCTCTTATCCGAAGAAGAACGTGAACTTGAGTTGCAATACCAATCTCGCAACATTTACGCCATTGGTCATGGGGCTGCTGTCGATTGGAAAGAAGAAGACAATCATGTCACCCATATATGGTCAGATTTCATTCCCACGGTTGAAGTTCCAACCGTAATAACAGAAATCAAAGATGGAGATAAAGAGGTCTTGCAAATGAGGCATCTTGCTCAAATCGGGACATCTAAAAACAATACTGATGAGACTATTGCGAAATTGACCAGCTTTGTTGATGGATACGAACGTTGGGTCAACAAGGAGTGTCTGGAAGTTAATAACACAAGCGATATAGAGTCAGCAAAAAGAATCCATCATAGGATGAAAACGGCCGTTGAAAGAATGCGACAGAGTCTAACTGTTCTTTCAGAAAATGAACTCGCAGCCGATGCTTTTGCTATGGCCAATGGTGCTATGGCAGATCAAATGCAGCAGCATGATTTGAACCAAAAAAAAGAATCAACCGCACCTCATGGATGGAAACCTTTTCAATTAGCTTTTCTGCTAACGGCAATTGAATCTACCGTAAACGAGTATAGTGATTATCGCGACATCGTCGATCTGATTTGGTTTCCTACTGGTGGAGGAAAAACCGAGGCGTATCTAGGATTAATTGCATTCTTGATCGTTTGGCGGCGTCTCAAGTTCCCACAGAAAGGAGGCGGAACTACTGCATTAATGCGCTACACATTAAGCCTACTAACATCCCAGCAGTTTGAGCGAGCTACACGCCTTATTTGCGCACTTGAACTGATGCGTCGTGAAAACCCTCGATTAGGAAAAGAACCCATATCAATTGGCATTTGGGTAGGCCGTGCGACCAGCCCCAACACATACAAGGACGCACTGGAGACCATTACGCAGGCCTTAAAAGAAGATAAACACACAGCTCCTAGTTGGTTCGTAATTCGTCGATGTCCCTGGTGCAACGGCAACTTTGCGCCTGATACGAATTACTCCGTGAAACATGCATCTTTTAAGTTTCTTTGTAAGAACGACAAGTGCGCCTTTGGAGGCTCACAGGATAGCGCTATCCCCTGTAGGGTCGTCGATCAAGACCTCTACGACAATCCTCCAACTTTATTGATAGCAACGATCGATAAGTTCGCACGGCTTGCATGGGAAGATCGAGCCAATGCCTTCTTTGGAAAAAACGGCAACCGTCCTCCTGAACTTATCATACAAGATGAATTGCACCTTATTGCCAGTGCATTAGGTTCGATTGCCGGGCTGTACGAAGCCGCTGTAGACACAATCATAGAGAGCCGTGGGGTCTACCCGAAAGTAATTGCATCAACCGCGACGATTCGCATGGCTGAAGAACAGGTGCGCAAACTCTATGGTAAGGATCTCGCTGTATTTCCACCTCCAGGATTCAGCTGTGACGATTCATATTTCGCCAAAACCGTTCCTACGTCCGAAAAGCCGGGACGGCTATATGTTGGTTACCTCGCTCCTATGCTAGGCAGAAACAAATGTCTGGCACCTCTAGCTACTGCCTTAATGGCCGCACCAGAAGCGATTTTCAATGACATGGGAGATGATACCAATGATCTTCTCTTGGAGGCATGGTGGTCACTCATCATCTATCATGGCAGCATCAAAGGTGTTGGGGTAAGTCATAATGCCATTGATATCGATGTTCTGGGGAGGCTCGATAAACTTAAGAAAGAAATTAGTGAAGCGTCCAAAAGCGACCGTGACGAAAGTAATGTTCAACCAATCAATACAAATAGCATCACACGCAAGCAACTTGCAGTGGCCCAACTTACAAGTCAGTCAAGCGCAGAAGTAAATGCTCAAACATTCGCGCAGCTTGCAAAACCGCGCGGTAACCCAGAATGTCTCGATATGGCTTTAGCTACGAATATGATTTCCGTTGGCCTTGACGTGAATCGCCTAGCTTTAATGGTCATTAACGGACAACCGTTGACAACAGGTGAGTATATTCAAAGCAGCAGTCGAGTTGGAAGAGCTTCAGTTCCAGGCTTAGTTTTTACCAATTACTATAGAGATCAAACCCGAAGCTTATCACATTATGAAAGCTTCAAGGCATACCACGAGTCATTCTATCGATTTGTCGAGCCAACCAGCATCACGCCATTTACCTATCAAGCTAGATTTCGAGCACTGCATGCCGCATTAGTCATCAGCATTCGGCATTCATTGAGTAAAATGCTCAATAATAACTCAGCTGGTGAATTTGAGCCTGATGATGAACAAACGTTAAAGGTGATCGAAACACTTAAACGGCAATGCAAAAAACGTTGTTGGGTAAAGAAGAAAGAGGGGAAACATGAATCGATGAAACTTGATCCCGATCTATTTAATCTAGTGGCTCAACATCTAGACAATTTGGTGGATGAGTGGAAAGAGATGCTAAATGAAGTAAATAAAAACAAGCAGCTATTATACTATTCTGTTGCTGACAACACTACCACACCATGCCGGCTTCTATACAACCATCACGATAAAATTGCAGGGCTCTGGCCAACCCTACAATCCATGAGAAACGTCGAAGCCTCTAGCCTTATCAAATTATTATGA
- a CDS encoding NERD domain-containing protein, which yields MKMIPSSPYGTSSKAEKRIFDRLRQAYEVPREDWTCFHSLNLTRHPSKRFGEADFVLCGPKGVFILEIKGGGIACNEGQWATTDRNGVISNLKESPFVQAETALHAIQNRMRENMPIVHNQLTFGYGVIFPDCNFDVSSLEWENCMVADAKSSRDIVGWLNRLFKHWHGKVNRPNLLDSKTLKDIRAFLRPNFDTAIPLHVIADDIEEKATSLTADQMRAIDIIEANNRILCYGGAGTGKTFLAMELARRWTSEGQQVALICRSPWLRQYLETKAQIPNLTLALASNVKSAARRAGIDSFDRYIIDEGQDIFESTVLDNLEPSLNGGWSEGKWCIFYDVNNQAGLFGPTDLDTEAYLESFGAAKVPLTTNCRNTKLILDKVKNDLGADMGVRGAGNGPQIREFQANSPEESATLLANELKEIINIGGISEGNVTILSPLPFPESSAALLHATYLNRIEVIDEYSLRSFPPSHISFATIKEFKGLENEAVILIDLPTLKIPANDLNLRYVGMSRARAVLSIISTITTQSTS from the coding sequence ATGAAGATGATCCCTTCCTCACCCTATGGCACAAGCAGTAAAGCCGAAAAACGGATTTTTGACAGACTCAGACAGGCATACGAAGTCCCACGAGAAGATTGGACCTGTTTCCATTCACTCAATCTAACGAGACACCCTAGTAAAAGGTTTGGTGAAGCCGATTTTGTTCTCTGTGGTCCTAAAGGAGTTTTTATACTTGAAATCAAAGGAGGTGGAATCGCGTGCAATGAAGGACAATGGGCAACCACTGACCGCAATGGCGTCATCTCAAATCTTAAAGAGAGCCCATTTGTTCAGGCTGAAACGGCTCTTCATGCCATCCAAAACAGAATGAGGGAAAACATGCCCATTGTTCATAACCAGCTCACTTTCGGGTATGGCGTAATTTTCCCCGACTGCAATTTCGACGTCTCCTCACTTGAGTGGGAAAACTGTATGGTTGCTGACGCTAAGTCATCACGTGATATCGTAGGGTGGCTGAATCGACTTTTTAAACACTGGCATGGCAAAGTAAACCGTCCCAATTTACTCGATTCCAAAACACTTAAAGATATCAGAGCTTTTCTCCGCCCCAATTTTGACACAGCCATTCCTCTGCATGTAATAGCTGATGACATCGAGGAGAAGGCCACCTCATTAACAGCTGATCAAATGAGGGCTATTGATATCATTGAAGCAAACAACCGTATTCTCTGTTATGGAGGAGCGGGTACGGGAAAAACTTTTTTAGCCATGGAACTGGCACGAAGGTGGACGTCCGAAGGTCAGCAAGTAGCTCTCATTTGCAGATCACCTTGGTTACGTCAATATCTTGAAACGAAGGCTCAAATACCAAACTTAACCCTAGCCCTTGCTTCCAATGTAAAATCTGCCGCTCGTAGAGCTGGAATCGATAGTTTTGACCGCTACATTATCGATGAAGGACAAGATATTTTTGAATCAACGGTGCTCGATAATTTAGAACCCTCGCTCAATGGTGGTTGGAGTGAGGGAAAATGGTGTATTTTTTATGATGTTAACAATCAGGCAGGACTCTTTGGACCGACAGATCTTGATACTGAAGCTTATTTGGAAAGTTTCGGTGCTGCCAAAGTTCCACTCACAACAAACTGCCGTAATACAAAATTGATTCTAGATAAGGTTAAAAATGACCTTGGGGCAGACATGGGTGTAAGAGGTGCTGGCAACGGGCCTCAAATCAGAGAGTTTCAAGCCAATTCCCCTGAAGAGTCAGCTACATTGCTCGCCAACGAGCTGAAAGAAATCATCAACATAGGAGGAATCTCAGAAGGAAATGTCACGATCCTATCACCGCTACCATTCCCCGAGTCAAGTGCAGCTCTCCTACACGCAACTTACCTTAATCGAATAGAGGTCATTGATGAGTATTCGCTTCGCAGCTTTCCACCGAGTCACATTAGTTTTGCTACAATTAAAGAGTTTAAGGGATTGGAAAATGAAGCCGTTATCCTAATCGACCTTCCAACTCTCAAAATTCCTGCAAATGATCTAAATCTGCGTTATGTAGGTATGAGCCGAGCCAGAGCGGTTCTTTCGATCATCTCCACAATCACCACACAGTCTACAAGTTAA
- the recQ gene encoding DNA helicase RecQ gives MNTIESPARSLEESLQKLYGFSAFRPHQRELVEGLLAGKNVFGVMPTGGGKSLCYQLPGKMLEGTAVVVSPLIALMKDQVDAANANGIHAAYLNSTLTHQEAAEVESQYRAGVLDLLYLAPERLALPGYIDTLRQNAQQAPSFFAIDEAHCISEWGHDFRPDYLFLSQLRSLFPNTPMAAFTATATEKVAADIEKRLGLESAVKVRASFDRKNLFYEVRAKKDWERQIVEFVQKRPGQSGIIYRTSRKSVEATAQLLKTNGINAAAYHAGMESDDRTRTQDDFIRDNIDVMVATVAFGMGVDKADVRYIIHGDMPKNIESYYQETGRAGRDGDDSHCLLLYSPGDSMKIRRFFDDISDEEEKQRAARLLQAMERFASVPACRRINLLAYFNETYPEEKCGCCDYCNGEFKQVDATKPAQMILSAVMRTGGKFGAVHICDIVAGADTAKIRQFDHDQLKTYGVGKNHPKSYWRGVLDALLASGHLRLSQDQYPVPQITESGTEVLYGRQEFHINEDTRVEPEKAGRKQRQQVGLTPCHEGLFQHLRALRKQVADEAEVPPYVVFSDKSLRAIAAHMPESEHELLQLHGIGQNKCQSYGPAFLQAVAAFLTNNPDAIQEKQALPATAPQTIRRAAPPTTQITHDLLKQGLSIEEIARQRGYVTSTIESHLATLIENGADIDWKSLVTPEQITLCQELFSEHGDEALSPIIEAAAGKLGYGEVKIIRAAMTADTVTK, from the coding sequence ATGAACACTATCGAATCCCCCGCCCGATCACTTGAAGAGTCGCTTCAGAAGCTCTATGGCTTCAGCGCATTCCGCCCTCACCAGCGCGAGCTTGTGGAGGGGCTTCTGGCTGGGAAAAATGTCTTTGGCGTGATGCCAACCGGTGGTGGTAAGTCGCTTTGTTACCAGCTGCCGGGTAAAATGCTGGAGGGCACGGCGGTGGTGGTTAGCCCGTTGATCGCGCTGATGAAGGATCAAGTCGATGCCGCCAATGCCAACGGGATTCATGCGGCCTATTTGAATAGCACCCTCACCCACCAGGAGGCGGCGGAGGTGGAGAGCCAGTACCGGGCGGGTGTGCTGGATCTTCTTTACCTCGCGCCAGAGCGACTCGCGCTTCCCGGCTATATCGATACCCTTCGCCAGAACGCGCAGCAGGCACCAAGTTTTTTTGCCATTGATGAAGCCCACTGTATTTCCGAGTGGGGACATGATTTCCGCCCCGATTATCTTTTCCTCAGCCAGCTGCGCTCGCTCTTTCCTAACACCCCGATGGCCGCCTTCACAGCGACAGCCACAGAAAAAGTGGCCGCCGATATTGAAAAACGACTCGGTCTTGAATCAGCCGTCAAGGTGCGTGCTTCATTCGATCGGAAAAATCTCTTTTACGAAGTCCGTGCCAAAAAGGACTGGGAGCGGCAGATCGTCGAGTTCGTCCAAAAACGCCCCGGCCAGAGCGGGATCATCTATCGCACCTCACGTAAAAGTGTCGAAGCCACTGCGCAGTTACTGAAAACCAACGGCATCAACGCCGCCGCCTATCACGCCGGTATGGAGTCGGACGACCGCACCCGCACCCAGGACGATTTCATCCGCGACAACATCGATGTCATGGTCGCCACCGTCGCCTTTGGCATGGGCGTGGACAAGGCAGACGTGCGTTACATCATCCACGGCGATATGCCCAAGAACATCGAGAGCTACTACCAGGAAACGGGCAGGGCAGGACGTGATGGCGACGATTCACACTGCCTGCTGCTCTACTCCCCGGGCGACTCGATGAAAATCCGTCGGTTCTTCGATGACATCAGCGATGAAGAGGAGAAACAACGCGCTGCACGTCTCCTACAAGCCATGGAGAGATTTGCGTCGGTGCCTGCATGCCGCCGGATCAACCTGTTAGCCTATTTCAATGAAACTTATCCGGAGGAAAAATGTGGCTGCTGTGATTATTGCAACGGCGAATTCAAACAAGTCGACGCCACCAAACCAGCCCAGATGATACTCTCCGCCGTCATGCGCACCGGTGGCAAATTTGGTGCGGTGCATATCTGCGATATTGTCGCGGGAGCCGACACGGCAAAAATCCGCCAGTTCGACCACGATCAGCTGAAAACCTACGGCGTCGGTAAAAACCACCCCAAATCCTACTGGCGCGGTGTCTTGGATGCATTGCTCGCCAGCGGTCATCTGCGGCTTTCGCAGGACCAATACCCGGTGCCTCAAATCACCGAGTCAGGCACCGAGGTGCTGTACGGTCGGCAAGAATTCCACATCAACGAAGACACCCGTGTGGAGCCAGAAAAGGCCGGACGCAAACAGCGACAGCAAGTCGGCCTAACACCCTGCCACGAAGGTCTGTTCCAGCACCTCAGAGCCTTACGCAAACAAGTCGCCGACGAGGCGGAGGTGCCCCCCTACGTGGTGTTTTCAGATAAATCCCTTCGCGCCATCGCCGCCCACATGCCGGAGAGCGAGCATGAGCTGCTGCAGCTGCACGGCATCGGCCAGAACAAATGCCAAAGCTATGGCCCGGCCTTCCTGCAAGCCGTCGCTGCTTTCCTAACAAACAACCCGGACGCCATCCAGGAAAAACAAGCACTCCCCGCCACCGCACCCCAAACGATCAGGCGCGCAGCACCGCCAACGACACAGATCACACACGACCTTTTAAAACAGGGACTCAGCATCGAGGAAATTGCCAGGCAGCGCGGTTACGTCACCTCCACCATCGAGAGCCACCTGGCCACCCTCATCGAAAACGGAGCGGACATCGATTGGAAAAGCCTCGTCACTCCGGAACAAATCACCCTCTGCCAGGAGCTTTTCTCCGAGCACGGTGACGAAGCACTCTCTCCGATCATCGAAGCCGCCGCCGGCAAGCTCGGCTACGGCGAAGTCAAAATCATCCGCGCCGCAATGACCGCCGACACGGTCACAAAGTAG